Part of the Pseudoliparis swirei isolate HS2019 ecotype Mariana Trench chromosome 18, NWPU_hadal_v1, whole genome shotgun sequence genome is shown below.
atcccCCAAACTTCCTGTGGACTTGTTTATGTATTCCGGGTatgtagtcacacacacacacacacacacacacacgtgtgtagaGGGGGTTCGCCTTCAGCATTATGGGCGACAAGTTTGAGCAGATTTAACGTGGTCGGACGTCCGTGGCTGTTCATCTCATTGTTTCACCAGCTGTGTGTGGCTCCGTAGTGAGGGGCGTGGATACCAGAGCGAGTTTGACTTCACAGATCAAGGACGAGTATGAAAGAAGCGCCGGTGTCCTCCCCATCTTTCTCAATATTTAACCCAAACTCTTACGCGTAGAAAAAAGCACATGACTGACGACTCACGATTCCAAAGAGCACCTGGGACATAACAACGACGGATACTTTGGTCTAAAGTGGATCTTTGTTATAGAAGAAACAGgagacaactagaatgggcactcggtagagcgcataccttcgcatatcacaagattgggcattgaattatgaacatgttggcattagctgcatgccaattggatataaattgaccgtgctatggtaaaaataagattttgaccttttcatgaccttgaccttgacctttaacccgatcgatctcaaagtctaatcaaatggttcccggataataaccaatcatcccaccaaatttcatgcgattcggtttacaactttttttgttacgcgaataacacgcatacaaataaataaataaataaatacacggcgatcaaaacattaccttccgcattttttatgcgaaggtaattatgtgTGGTTAGCCTGCCCCCATCCCATCTGTTTGCACCACCTGGTGAAGACATTTGCATTACTATACTGCCACCACCTGATTGAGAGTTGTTACTGTCGCAGTGAAGGCAGATCCCAGTGTGCAGTAGatactgaccgtgtttacatgcattcgaataactggcttagtcggactgaaatcgaatgatccgtttcatgtaaacacctttgttcgactatgtgcggtccgactacgatccgattaacacccctggataactcgatccgatccggttgataattcgactatcgcggcatgtaacggtgaattggattaggaactggactttgcgtctttccgcatgcttgagatccgccgcctcctcccccctccctcccatgtcgtgacccggaagtcgaaagagacgataagttgtcactgccgggagcctggccggcagaaaacaaacaaacaacgctatggagaacacaagagccaccacacatttctggaccgaagagcagacagaatttatgcttaatgtattgaaggagttgaacatactaaagtttgTGGttctttctcaaaatgttgatgttgttgttgttgttggttgttgttggtagtgctGAAGAGGTCAAGCAGAAATGGCtatatcaccacgagttgtaatgaaaacagcgccacctatcgtatcggatatgacatgctttcggccaatgattcgaattactcactgccatgtatattgggataacagcagatgacccaaaagatagcatagtccgactaaaacAAGATTCGaatgataccatcatgtaaacgcactgactggtTCATATGGTGAGCAGGTTGGGAGTTAAAGGAGGGATGTGGAGAACTGTTACTGTGACTATAAGCACGACGGTTCATGTCTTGGTTGGTGTGAGCTGTGTTGGAGTTGGGTTGCCTCTTTGAGGAACCTTCTGCATGCTACTTCGGATTGGCGCTTATGGTAGTTCTGTTTGGTAGCTGGTAATTATGGAAATTCCATTTTCTGCATCTCTATGCATGAACTGGCCCTCCTGAAAAACCTTGCTGTTCAATCTGTGGCCGTTTTCATATTACAGTGTAATCTCTCTGGCCTTCCTTCTTTCTCCGCTCTCACTCTTCAGCTGCTTCGCCACATGTTGGAGTTGCTGTGGATTGATTGGCGGACTGGGAGATACAAGAAGACCGGTAAGACATCTGTCAAGAGGAAATCTATgtagtttacattttaaaaagtcagtATTCCAAGGTGGGAACACTGTTTTTATGGAGGGGGGTGTGATGACCCCTCCCTTCCACTAGGGGCCTGGGTCCTGTTTTGCTTTGTGTTTCGCCTTTCACGCTGTTCATCAGCTGATGAGCCACACCTGTGCTGGAGGCGGCTATAAAAAGGCAAAGCCTGAAGACAAAGGTCGCTCCTGTGACTGTCTGGCTGCTCTTCACTGCAGCGTATTTGTTTAAGCTAGTTGTgttattctttaaataaatgtctatatatatattttttaaacctgcCTTGTCTTCCATGCATGTTGCAGTATCTGaggcccctcctctcttcctccttctgtttcatggattgtggagatgttgatcgtggtccatgccgactactcattattcatacatttctgtcatattcattgaatgtgttgcaactctgtgactctgtgacgctgtacacatgacatctcttgcttctgtccatcctggagagggatcctcctctgttgctctcatgaaggtttcttcgcctttttttccctgtgaaactTTTTTTGTGGGGAGTttatcctgatccgatgtgaggtcctgggaaatGAATGTATATgtgtcagattgtaaagccctccgaggcaaatttgtaatttgtgatattgggctatataaaacagactgaattgaataaatagcTGCAGGTCATTTAAGCCGTCTACTTTATGCACCTCAAGCTACTAGGTGGGGCTCTATGGATTATGTCCCGCGAAAGATCATAGGATGACAGTTTCTGTACATTGTTGCGATAATGTAGAAATGAGATCTTGTAGATTTCACTCATTGTATTTATCCGGTGGCagtatttattttccatttactAATATGAATTACCCAACAGTTAGACTAAACATTTGGACCAGCTgtataataaaaacaactatTTTTCTCACTTGACCATTTGTCAATATTACTTTTAATCAAGGTTTCTATCGGTTGGATCCGGGCCTTATTGGCTGAGGTCCGGCTTCCTGCGCACACTGTATTCTACATTAATACGCATAATAGCACATGCATGTACACCAGCCTATAGGGTATGTGATTCATAcaactttgtttttttcaatttattgTATACTTTTGGTACTTACATGGCTCTAgatttcattctttttaaaattaaatgataGTAGCTCTCCTTatgttatatttctttatatattttgctTATTGTTTGTCTCTAGCGGTGCTGGACAATTAATGATCTTATGTCATCTTATCTCGAGTACACTTTGATGCCAGTGTGAAACAATATCCAGGGTcatagtattattatatactctacgtatatataataattacagTAGTACAATCACTTTATCATCTTTTTAAAATACACTTTGACCTGAAGACAGCTGCTCATTCCAATCGGTACTGGAGGATAATTGCCAATGTCCTCAAAGTACTGTACCTCTGGACTGCAGTTAttagtcaaataaaaataataaaaacaaaaatacagctTCACCTAGTTCTGGTTTCTTAAAGTCTAGCATGCCTGCGTTACCTAATTGTTATGCTATAGGCGACTTCTTTTGTCGTTCATTATTCTTTTCAATAAAGTATTTCAAACCCGCATTATTATTTGTTGCCTTCATAAAGGCCTCCAGCGTGTCACGCGTCTTTGTACTCGGCTGATCTCGAGCTCCACTCGGACACACTCGGAGATAATGGGCGTGCTTGTCTGTGGTGCGGCTCAACCGGCGGTACAATCGGATGATCCCGGGCGGGCGGAGCTAAGGAAGAGGAAATGGTACAGTTGGCTGGCTGCTCCCAAGAAAACCGGCGACGAGCATCCGTACCCGGCAGTTTGACTGTGCGTCTTCGCTGCTTCCAATTTCACCGTCACCCGCAACAGCCGTCGAGCAAGACGAACCTCACTCattcaccaacaacaacaaaaagcacacCAGCCTCTAGCGACTCCATTAAACCAAGCAGCACTTCGTATGCCGCAATTTCTAGCACATATCTGAAAGGGCTCGGAGATTAGCGTCAGGAGATAAACGGCCGCTGCAGGATGGAGACGCAGATACACGTGCCCGTGGGGTCCCCGGTAATTCGAAAAATCCCCATTTTCGTGGACGAACACAACGTGACGGAGGGCGCCATGAAGCTCATAAAGGAGCTGAGACCGGCGTGGGACTCGAGCGACGTCAGGACCAAGGTAACGTTATCCGCTAAACTAGCGGCGCAGCGCGTGCTAGGCTAGGATTCAGAGTGACAGCTCCGCAGCATCACCGGGAGGAGGGCCGTAAGAAACTTTCTGGCCGGGTTCAActcatttttaaaaactaaaacaacgTGAAAAAACCCCTTCTCCTACACTTTCCTTCTGAGGCGACGACACATTAAGCAAGTCtcgtataattttttttaaatgggtagTTTGCCGTATGGTGAGCAAAGACAAATATGGAACCATTAGCTGAGCTCGCGAGACGCTCTCGGATAGCGGGAACTCTCCGCTAGCAAGCTGACGTCAGCAAGTAAGTTTAACGGGAAAGGACGGTAAAAACGACACGTTCATGCCGCGCCGCGCGCTTCAAAGTACACGGCATGCGTCACCAAATAAAGCGCGGACGCCGTGAGAAGCTGGTGACGCGATGCGTGGTTTTTTTGTGTGGGGTGCGCGCGCGATGGTGGAGCAGACACACCTTATGATTATGAAGACCGTCTGTGCAGCCGGTTGAACTCTGTCTCACTGCTCAGCTTCTTTATGATGAGGTGTTTTTACTCCGTGTGGATCAACGTCAGTACagtattatatataaacatccACGTAGTGCACAACTGATACCTATAGGGCTGGAACAGTCCTGTCATACATGATGCGTTCACGGTCAGATGGATACACTGTTATTTTTACTTAAGTAAATCATTTGTTGCATACGGGTTGCATCTTAAAGTTTGCCAGCAAACGAGAAACCTTCTCACTGACACCTCATGAACATGAAAAGTACAAACTGAATACATGTTAGTTCCATATAATGGGCGGTGAGCCACCTGGTACCCTGGCCAGCGGGCCTGTAGGTGGAGTGTCTCTAAAATATTAATTGATACTTGCTGGCATAGCTTTATGCCTACAAAGGGACATGTGGGATTATAATCTGTGACTTGCTTGGTTTTAAAACGACACTGCAAAATCAGTCCTGCCaggaattgtgtgtgtatatatatatatttgtgtgttctaTGTGTGTAGCATAAAAGGGGCTGCAACTTTCCTTTCCTCGTGCAACCCTGTGTTTCAAGGTTAATTTAATTCCTCATTTTACAAGGGAATATTACTTGGACTGAAAACTGAAAGAAATGGAAAAGTCGTACCTACGTACTGGAGACTTGTGCttaaagaataaatacaaataaaaagaatgaaGAAAACATTGCAAGAGTTATAAATATAACAGATTCCTTAAGATAGTTAATAAAACAGAATCACTGATCCAAATTTGTCTTACTTACTTATTCTCTTTCAAAGTGGCATATTAACCCGTGGCTGGCATCCTGCCATCAGTTTCCTTCTCTGCTCCTGTTGAACATTATACTCGGTTTAATATTATAGAGCAGGGTCAGTTTAAGTACGCGTGTGTAATAAAAACCAGGACGGCACCGATAACACGGCCGCACAATTAGCATATTTAAGTCCTTTACTTCTGCACTTACAGGACACCTTGGCGCGTGTAAAATGCTGATAATGATGCATATCAAGTTGTTTTACGGTAATGTGATGCAGAGCAATGCGTCTTGCAATGCGACAAACGCATTGTTCTGTAACTGTTTGTTCACGATAAGGACAATTATGGGGTTATCGGTACTCAATACCAAGAAGTATCAAAACTTCTAAAGACAAACACCTAAGATCGACCCTTTTTTAGCCCAGATGTAGACAAAATTGAAAAGCGCTGACCGAGCAAGCGATCAGCAAGCCAGtgggacacacacgcacacacactcacacacacactcccacacacacacacggcttccATCCACATGATATTGGGctctaagaaaataaaaaatgcatcatTGAACCCTCGTACAAATATCAAGTGAGTGATGTATCGTGGCCAGGTCAAAGTCTCGGGCATTCGTTGCGACGCCTAACATGTCAAGGGCTCCGTTGCTGTagtgtacaagtgtgtgtgtgtgtagcctgtaATAAGCcaatacagtaacttcatcTAGTTGTATGATAACTGCATCATTAGGACATCAATATATAGTTTACACTTAAGATAcaatattattaccttcgcattgaaaatgcggaaggttatgttttgatcgccgtgtatttatttatttgtatgcgtgttactcacataacaccaaaagtatgaaaccgaatcgcatgaaatttggtgggatgatttggttattatccggggaccatttgattagatttagggatcaatcgggttcaaggtcatggaaaggtcaaaatcttctttttaccacagcgcggtcaatttatatccaattggctgcacggtggtgtagtggcgagcactgtcgcctcacagcaagagggccgtgggttcaattcccggtcggggcggtccttctgtgtggagtttgcccattctagtttataagTGATTCAATGTGGCGAATAACTAACCACGTGTTCACCGCCCGCTGTCTGAGCTCTCTCTggatccgacacacacacacacacacacacacacacacacacacctgcagccgAGCATGTGACTCCGTTTACCTCAACCCCTACAGGCCAGACCGGCAGAGCTTTTCTCAGCGACGGCCGCCACACAGATGGGCGTTTGTTCTAACGGACCTCGATACAGAGTCGGCAACCAACAAGGTTGAAGATTGTAAgattaatgtaaaaaaagaaagaaagtaaggTGTTTTTTGGTGGAGTTTGGGAGGGAATCGTCGTTTTGATGGTAGCGGGAAACGCTCAATGTGTTGGCAGGCCGGAGGATGAGCCTCCACACCACCTGGGCAGGAAGGCTTTCGCTGTGAACATTCTCCATTTCCAAACATCGCACACAGTTTGAGAAAACAGCACCCGGTGCCAACAGCAACAGAGCAGCAGTGTCCTCTTACAGCGCTCAAGCCGAAGGCCAAATTATTCACCTCCGCCTCCGAGGCCTCGCCGTCGGAGCGCAAACTCGCTcatgggaagaagaggagaaagaaaagaacaaagcgtcAGGCGGTGTATTGCTGAATGTTTACTCCTGTCGGTGTATTGGTTAGCGGCCTTCGCGGCGCATTACGTAGCagggatcgtgtgtgtgtgtgtgtgtgtgtgataacggGGACGCCTGCACGGCCGTCTGTGTTGGTCAGCCACGTGTGGAATGTCAGATATGTTTGAGTGAGCGTCGGGGCCgttcgggggggggaggggggtaagaGGGATGCCGgcagcagtggcggttcgtccatagagggcgctagggcgccgcccctcttaaaatttttagatgaaaaaaaaaaagaggaaaaaaaaaatacatcctgtcaaaaaacatatgccaaatcatttaaatagtaaatataccgtgttgacgcgctaaatgtgtgtgggagaccgtcagcctgtcaacaaccacttaagttaatgtgaaaaaatacaatatatcgccattatcacggagagaagcccctcccctttttcgggtcgctggtctaacgtgtgtgtacggcatcgggAAAACATTTCGCGGTCGTTTCAgaaaggacggcttctcattggcggatgaaacgtgaatcttgggtcgcaaaaatttgcgctcattggccaatgacatcgttttattatttcacgtgactggactattcggcagatcagagaccggcgttccctcacggagctacgcgagcaggtagctaacggagctgtcagctggaggctcagtgagtaatgcgctgtttagattcccctgtctgttgttccaaagtcctgggactgaaactctctggactacaacggggggaggagtctaaagagcttcagacaagtgtaaagcacgaatcttgccgcagttatctagctaagagcatggagctaacttgctaacagcatgaagctaaccctgtcttattagagttattgagacgtttgaccactttaaagagaggaggctacttgtctttacaggagtggctctgctctgtcacccaatgtaacatgtgatttctttctgactctattctgctctgaacctctttcatgtgagggtgaaactcttttattttgcaaacctctgaaacccagcccaatgttccttaaagctgctctgaacctctcatgcccaaagtcacagtgtgttgatagttgtttttggacagtgttgagcacgctgtgttcttgaaataaagctttgttttttacaatattctactcaaaacctcttttcttctcattgttgagtgctatttaaactgcccccaaattcaccagccgccactggccgGCAGGATGTATGCAATTATCCTCGCGGTGGTGGGATGCACTGGTCCTGCTGGTTTCCACTGGAGTGATGTCACACATTTAGGTCTCGACGTAGAGGGATTTTGTGGTTGTCGCTCGCTCTTCATTCGACCACCCTGCAGATGAGTCGAGCGGTTCCGTCTGCGGTCAGCGGGGGGAAAGGCGTGGTCAGACGACCCAGACCCGACTGCACACCCCCCCACTCGTGCTGTGTTCAGGACGAGCGGGAGCTTCGGACGCTCGTCGAAGTCCTGTGCGTTTTAACGCGCTGCATTTACGACACCTGCAGACTGTTGGATCTCTGCCTAGCGTCGGTTTTTAAGGTCTGCGTTGCTGTTATGAACAGTTACTAGGacgtgtaatgtgtgtgtgtgtatagcctGTAAAAAGCCAATAAAGTAACTTAATCTATTGTATAGCTGCATTATAAGGACATCAACATATAGGTTACACTTAATATACAATATTGAATGATTTAAAGtgtcaaataaaatgttcattcttaaattacattaaaaaaaggtccAACGTGACAGTGATTCAGTGAAGAATGCAGCCGTCATAACATTTATCTCTGAAGTCAGAgctgcatggtgtgtgtgtgccgttggTCCCGAGCTGAAGACCCTGAGGGAACaaattcaagatgttttttccTGGGAGCCACAGTGGTGGTGTGCAGCCAGTCCCTCatgtcttttcctcctcctcctcctcttcctccagctctTCACGGACGGAACCACCAACAAGCTCGTGGGCTGCTACGTGGAGGACACTCCAGAGGACGTGGTCCTGGTCCGGGTATACGGGCACAAGACGGAGCTGATAGTGGACCGAGACAACGAGCTCAAGAGCTTTCAGGTAGCGCGAAGGGTCGTGCTCtcctttgaataaataaaaaaatgcctcGGAATGGTTTCTCCCAtctgattttttctttttaaattttgtatCTCTCGGGTCTCCTCTAGGTGCTACATGCTAACGGTTGCGCCCCGCGCCTCTACTGCACCTTTCAGAACGGCATCTGCTACGAGTTCATTCAGGGGGACGCCCTCGGGACGCAGGACGTCAGGGATCCCTACTTGCTCAGGTCGGGGACACGTTCGTGTCACGAGGCAACGCCGCATTTAGACGTAGCCGGGAGACGGTGGAGTTGTGCGACGTGTTCTCGGGAATCGCCCCGAGGTTTTTCCCACGTTCCCCCGTCGAGAAACAAACTACTTTACAAAGCAGAGGCCTCGATGCCGCACCGTAAGGCAAATGAGGCAAAAGGCATGTGAGTCTCATGCAAACACGGCAAAACAAAGAGAGCTGCTCACGCAACATTATTACGACAGCGATCGACGCAATGTGTCCCCGAAGCGATCAGTACAGCATTAAATCTGGTAACACACATTGTCCTGGTTGTTTGCTTCTTTCAAAACACATGTCCACATGCGcgccgcgtgtgcgtgtgtgtgtgtgtgtgtgtgtgagacacacacacagtgtagtcCGTTGACTCTTCCCAGGAGCCTTTTGATAATTTCAGGCTCAAGTCAGTCTTGTTCAAATGTAGTCACGCTGATGACCTTGtgtatcttttttcttcttcttacccCTCAGACTGATATCCGGGGAGATGGCTCGTATCCACGCCATCCACGCACACAACGGCTGCATCCCCAAACCCAACCTCTGGATCAAGATGCGGAAATACCTCTCCCTCGTGGCCACGGAGTTCACCGACCAGGCCTCCAACATCAGGTGAGATCCGGCTCCTCGCTAGTTTTTggttggctcacacacacacacacacaatattatgTTTAGAGATCGGCGACTAGAAAAGCGTCCTGGTTGCCAGTGAAACGTAGTTTTACGCCGTTAAAACACTAATGACTCCTGTAGCCATGGAAACGTTGGACCTGAATGGATTATCAGGAATGTTTTTTACACACATTCCTGGTCCCCAGATGATGAATCCTTCAGACTTTGGCCATCCAGTGACTTTATTTGTAGCGCCATCAGCAAGTTTACTTGCAAACCGAGAAACATTCCTCTGAGCCGTGCATGGTGTTCAGTGCTGACGAGCGGATCTGGTTTGATGTCACTTTTGAGCATCTGCCGCTATCAATCCGATTCTGCATTTGTTTAGTCCCTTAAACAACTACGCtgttaataataacattttgaTGGGTGCACTTTGCCTTACCTACCatcagagaaaacaacaacaacaacacgtatTGTTGTTCTCCTCCCAAAAAGATACAAACAGAGCTCTGCAGTACTGCTGCTTCTTTCTCTTCAAACCGTTTCACCCTGGCTGTGTTGTAAACTGAGCCGTCGCACACAAAGCTGCCGTGCTGCCACACAGTCGACTGACACACGCAGCCGGTTGAACCCGTcttcatttacatttcctttttttgttttcatctgaTGAATTCTGAACTGTAGGACCTGAGAGTTAAAACCTCCTGGAACAAAACAACTCCTGGGCTGACGCTACATACGGTCTGAGGCCGGTGCGTTCGGTGTTATGAGGATTTGAGGGAACTTTCATCTCTGGGAAAAGAGTCCGGGCAGAAGATggctcattttttttttcatctctgcACCCCTTGGTAGAGCGTTTCATAACCTGGCCAGCTGCCCGGCCACAGCTCACGTCTTTGTTCTGATGGCTATTCATTTAAGTTCAGCATGTGGCTTATATAACTGTAACAATAATAGCCGACTGGATTAGGGAGTCGGAGGCATGCGGCGGGCCAGCAGATGTTTGCTCAGCTCGGTGTATCGGGTCACCGCGCTCTCCCTCCTTGGTTACGCAGGCAGAGCGGCCCGGTCCCGGACAGCAGACACTTGTTGCAATTTCACCCCCCCGAAAGACAGAGATCAAATTTAATAATATTTTCTGTGCGATGCCGAATAATTTACGCTGAGATGCCGAAACACGCtggcctcctgtgtgtgtgtgtgtgtgtgcagcctccCTGTCAGGCTGATTTTGGATTAGGCCATATAAGCCCATTACAGTGAGCACAGGGGTCTCGGCACGGCAGTCTGGTCAGCTACTTGACCCTTTCTCCACGAGCCCAGAGGGCCACTTTCGTCACACGCCCGGGGCTAAACACGGGTCAGATTGTTCAGGAGGTGTACGTCATACATTCACACAGACAATTAACCGCTAATCATATAATTAGAATCACAGTTGAAAAACTTCAAAGGGTGACGCGGCAGTGTTGCCATGGCGCCGGTACAACAGGTGTCCACCGAGGGCTCGTTTGTCTGAAACGAATCTCCCCCCGGTGCCAACAGGGGCCCACAGCCCCGCTGAGCCTGTGTGCCATTCGTGCATGTTGGCTTCAGTGAGTTCATCTCCTTCATGTGCGTCGCCGTGACGATGAGGCCAAAAACGAGGATAAGCTGTGCGTAATGGTGGCAGAAAATCGTGTCACACAAGCTCGCCTCGGGTTGTTAAACACGCTCACGCAGCCCTGCATTGTTTGGTGACACTCGCATTTACATATTTGTCACAACAGTCCGACTGGAGAAAACCgcgtgtaaaaaaacaacaacaacagacttctgtccctctctctctctctctctctctctgcgctcCCCGTCCAGAATCCAGCAGGAGGTTCCCAGTAAGGCggtgctggagcaggagatGGCGTGGATGAAGGAGCATCTCTCCAACCTGGGCTCCCCCGTGGTGCTCTGCCACAATGACCTGCTCTGCAAGAACATCATCCACAATGAGAAAGAGGGTACGCTCCGTGGCCAGAGGTTTGCTGCCGGGCCGAGGATCTGAATTCTTTCGGAGGGTCGGGTGTGGTCGTTGAAAATGAGAAGTTGTACGGAGCGGCCAAGCATGGGCGGGTTTTATTTGCTTTGGAATTTAGGTAAACTAGTGGAACAATACATGCGTAGAGTATGAGAtcagtttatttcatttatGTGCTGTATAAAGTTATTTTCCTATAATGTGTATTTGGTTTTCATTCACAGATGTCACAGATTTACATTGAAATTGATAGTCTGCCTTTTGGACTGAAAGATCGATATTGATACCAGAAGACACACTTTTGTGTTGTTCGGCAATTTCGATATCAATTTGAGTCATTGATTAGAAAGTCCAGTGGCGGTTGCAGCCAATTGTAAATAGAGCGAAAATGTAACAACATTTGAAAAATCATCAAATCATCAAATGTGATTCAGCGAGCCCACGAGAATGCACATCGGGGGAATGTTacttccaaacacacacacttcctcctaCTTCCTGAACCGCGTATGGGTTGAGGAAGTGGAGCGATTGCTATCGAAACATTTTTACCAGCGGAAACGCGACACTGTGGTTCTCATGAAACGTCTTTCAAGCAAGAGCACCGTGGCCATTTTCAAAAGTGTTCTCGTCGTCTCTCAGGTCACGTCCGCTTCATCGACTACGAATACTCCAGCTACAACTACCAGGCCTTCGACATCGGCAACCACTTCAATGAATTTGCAGGTTCGGCGAAAAAAACCTCTGCTTGTTTTTgccgttgtttttttttttcacgctcATCCGCGACTTATCGTACATCTGCGTGTCCTCCTGCTCGGTCAGGAATGGCGGAGCTGGACTACGGTCTGTACCCGAGTCGGGAGATGCAGATGGACTGGCTCAAAGTTTACCTGCAGGCCTACAAACTCTTCACCATGAAAACGGAGGAGGTCAGCCAGCGAGAGCTGGAGACGCTCTACGTGCAGGTCAACAAGTTTGCTCTGGTGAGGAGGAGtttgtaccacacacacacacacacatgcatgcacacacacacacacacacacgcatgcacacacaaacgcactccATTGGGTCACAGTACTTTGCCTGATCTCTGTTTCATGTCTCTTCTCAAGGCTTCTCACTTCTTTTGGGGCTTCTGGGCGCTCATCCAGACCAAGTACTCCACCATCGACTTTGACTTCCTCGGGTAagtcgccgtgtgtgtgtgtgtggacgattAAAGCTGCGTGTGGCGACCCCCCCAGTAGGACGGGATGGGTCGGTCCGTTTGTCTGAAAGTAATCTGTCCGTGTGGGTTAGATGAAGCTTTATAAAAGAGTGAAACCAAAAGTCTTTAATTTCTTTTGTGAGACATCTGAACACTTCCTGCCCACaggcttgtctctctctctcacacacacacacacacacatgtcacttttcATTTAGGACAGCGCCCCCTAGGTTAGTGCTTCTCACAATGTGT
Proteins encoded:
- the etnk2 gene encoding ethanolamine kinase 2 isoform X1; protein product: METQIHVPVGSPVIRKIPIFVDEHNVTEGAMKLIKELRPAWDSSDVRTKLFTDGTTNKLVGCYVEDTPEDVVLVRVYGHKTELIVDRDNELKSFQVLHANGCAPRLYCTFQNGICYEFIQGDALGTQDVRDPYLLRLISGEMARIHAIHAHNGCIPKPNLWIKMRKYLSLVATEFTDQASNIRIQQEVPSKAVLEQEMAWMKEHLSNLGSPVVLCHNDLLCKNIIHNEKEGHVRFIDYEYSSYNYQAFDIGNHFNEFAGMAELDYGLYPSREMQMDWLKVYLQAYKLFTMKTEEVSQRELETLYVQVNKFALASHFFWGFWALIQTKYSTIDFDFLGYAVLRFNQYFETKPAVMALQIPE
- the etnk2 gene encoding ethanolamine kinase 2 isoform X2, with product MARIHAIHAHNGCIPKPNLWIKMRKYLSLVATEFTDQASNIRIQQEVPSKAVLEQEMAWMKEHLSNLGSPVVLCHNDLLCKNIIHNEKEGHVRFIDYEYSSYNYQAFDIGNHFNEFAGMAELDYGLYPSREMQMDWLKVYLQAYKLFTMKTEEVSQRELETLYVQVNKFALASHFFWGFWALIQTKYSTIDFDFLGYAVLRFNQYFETKPAVMALQIPE